A genomic region of Fusobacterium varium contains the following coding sequences:
- a CDS encoding ABC transporter permease subunit, with protein sequence MKRYSYQNSYLFLSSIIFLVVWEIIAKVVGNQMIFPDILTVFNSLIEILKNENFLIILFNTLKKAVISLIVSFFLGSVLGILAYRYKICDMIFFPFVNFIKSIPTIVVIILVLIWSKVEFVPFFAGIMIVLPIIYENIIGGIESIDRDLIKMARIYDVSRFLIYRDIYIPSIYFHLSSTLPSIVGLALKVIIAGEVLAQDPLSIGGEIFMGKIYLESATIFAWIIIIILVNFLIEVTIKSFNRKMSSWRKE encoded by the coding sequence ATGAAGAGATATTCATATCAAAATAGTTATCTTTTTTTATCTTCTATAATTTTTCTTGTTGTTTGGGAAATTATTGCAAAAGTTGTTGGAAATCAAATGATCTTTCCAGATATATTAACTGTTTTTAACTCTTTAATTGAGATTTTGAAAAATGAAAATTTTTTAATTATACTTTTTAATACCTTAAAAAAAGCAGTTATAAGCTTAATAGTTTCATTTTTTTTAGGAAGTGTGTTGGGAATATTAGCTTATAGATATAAAATATGTGATATGATATTTTTTCCATTTGTAAACTTTATAAAATCAATTCCTACAATAGTAGTTATAATTTTAGTATTAATATGGAGCAAAGTTGAATTTGTTCCATTTTTTGCTGGAATAATGATTGTTCTACCTATTATATATGAAAATATTATAGGTGGAATAGAATCTATAGATAGAGATCTAATAAAGATGGCTAGAATATATGATGTATCAAGATTTTTAATTTATAGAGATATCTATATTCCAAGTATCTATTTTCATTTATCTTCAACTCTTCCATCAATAGTTGGACTTGCTTTAAAAGTAATAATAGCTGGAGAAGTTTTAGCTCAAGATCCCCTTTCAATAGGTGGAGAGATATTTATGGGAAAAATCTATCTTGAAAGTGCTACTATATTTGCTTGGATAATTATAATAATTCTTGTAAATTTTCTAATTGAGGTTACAATAAAAAGCTTTAATAGAAAGATGAGTAGTTGGAGGAAAGAGTAG
- the hydG gene encoding [FeFe] hydrogenase H-cluster radical SAM maturase HydG, protein MLNKYNLDFLDENIINQIISDAEKKSEDFELVREILKKAEKAEGISDEEAAILLSIKDENLLEEMYAVSKKIKEKIYGKRIVMFAPLYISNYCVNNCRYCGYKHCNDELFRKKLNSEELIAEVKALEKLGHKRIALEAGEDPINCSIDYVLDCIKDIYSIKFKNGSIRRINVNIAATTVENYRKLKEAEIGTYILFQESYHKPTYEYFHLQGPKKDYEYHTTAMFRAREAGIDDVGIGVLYGLYDYKYETIAMIRYANELEKVTGVGPHTISVPRLRPAENVSLENYPHLVADKDFKKLVAVLRLAVPYTGLIISTREEAGFRDEIIDIGISQVSSGSCTGVGGYSEREKNIDEKPQFELGDNRSPMEMLKSLIESGYIPSYCTACYRNGRTGDRFMEIAKSGQINVMCEANALMTLKEFLLDYADEDLRALGDRVIMETLEKMPNEEFKAKIRENLKLIESGVRDINV, encoded by the coding sequence ATTTTGAATAAATATAATCTTGATTTTTTAGATGAAAATATAATAAACCAAATTATTTCAGATGCTGAGAAAAAAAGTGAAGATTTTGAATTAGTTAGAGAAATCTTAAAAAAAGCTGAAAAAGCTGAAGGAATAAGTGATGAAGAAGCTGCTATTCTTTTAAGTATAAAAGATGAAAATCTACTTGAAGAGATGTATGCTGTTTCAAAAAAAATTAAAGAGAAAATCTATGGAAAAAGAATTGTTATGTTTGCTCCACTTTATATTAGTAACTACTGTGTAAACAATTGTAGATATTGTGGATATAAACATTGTAATGATGAATTATTTAGAAAAAAATTAAATAGTGAAGAATTAATAGCCGAAGTTAAAGCTCTTGAGAAACTTGGACATAAAAGAATAGCTCTTGAAGCTGGGGAAGATCCTATTAACTGTTCAATTGATTATGTATTAGATTGTATAAAAGATATCTACTCAATAAAATTTAAAAATGGAAGTATCAGAAGAATAAATGTAAATATTGCTGCTACAACTGTTGAAAATTACAGAAAATTAAAAGAAGCTGAAATAGGTACATATATTCTTTTCCAAGAATCATATCATAAACCTACTTATGAATATTTCCACCTTCAAGGACCTAAAAAAGATTATGAATATCATACAACTGCTATGTTTAGAGCAAGAGAAGCTGGAATTGATGATGTTGGTATAGGGGTTCTTTATGGACTTTATGATTATAAATATGAAACAATAGCTATGATTAGATATGCTAATGAACTTGAAAAAGTTACAGGAGTAGGACCTCATACTATATCTGTTCCTAGATTAAGACCTGCTGAAAATGTATCACTAGAAAACTATCCACATCTTGTAGCTGACAAAGACTTTAAAAAACTTGTTGCAGTTTTAAGACTTGCAGTTCCTTATACAGGACTTATTATTTCAACTAGAGAAGAAGCAGGATTTAGAGATGAGATAATTGATATTGGAATCTCTCAAGTAAGTAGTGGCTCTTGTACTGGTGTTGGTGGATACTCTGAAAGAGAAAAAAATATAGATGAAAAACCTCAATTTGAGTTAGGTGACAATAGATCTCCAATGGAAATGTTAAAAAGCTTAATTGAAAGTGGATATATCCCAAGTTATTGTACTGCTTGTTATAGAAATGGACGTACAGGGGATAGATTTATGGAGATAGCTAAGAGTGGACAGATCAATGTTATGTGTGAAGCTAATGCACTAATGACTTTAAAAGAGTTTTTATTAGATTATGCTGATGAAGATTTGAGGGCTCTTGGAGATAGAGTTATTATGGAAACTTTAGAAAAAATGCCTAATGAAGAATTTAAAGCTAAAATAAGAGAAAACTTAAAACTTATCGAAAGTGGAGTAAGAGATATAAACGTTTAG
- a CDS encoding M48 family metallopeptidase, which translates to MDIKVEITRKKIKNIILKITPDGRVLISAPTRVPQSYLKEFIKTKEDWIVKKLEEVKNRKKKEINYESGEEIIYLGKKYYLEVINSYTEKIVIQDEKIYIYCLKNSTTEDRERIFKNWLKVELGTILKDLTYKIGKMIGYLPNEIRIRDMKSRWGSCISARKVITYNLQLAFQPLPLIEYVVLHELAHIPYPNHQKEFWNFVEKFIPDWKERRKLLNKRGS; encoded by the coding sequence ATGGATATAAAAGTAGAGATAACAAGAAAAAAGATAAAAAATATAATTTTAAAAATAACTCCTGATGGAAGAGTTTTAATCTCTGCTCCTACAAGAGTTCCTCAAAGCTATTTAAAAGAGTTTATTAAAACTAAAGAAGATTGGATAGTAAAAAAATTAGAAGAGGTTAAAAATAGAAAGAAAAAAGAGATAAATTATGAAAGTGGTGAAGAAATAATATATCTTGGGAAAAAATACTATTTAGAAGTAATAAACTCTTATACTGAAAAAATTGTTATTCAAGATGAAAAAATATATATCTATTGTTTAAAAAATTCAACTACTGAAGACAGAGAAAGAATATTTAAGAACTGGCTAAAGGTAGAACTTGGAACTATTTTAAAAGATTTAACTTATAAAATTGGAAAGATGATAGGTTATCTTCCTAATGAAATAAGGATAAGAGATATGAAAAGTCGTTGGGGTTCATGTATCTCAGCTAGAAAAGTAATTACATATAATTTACAACTTGCTTTTCAACCTCTTCCACTTATTGAATATGTAGTTTTACATGAACTTGCTCATATTCCATATCCAAATCATCAAAAAGAGTTTTGGAATTTTGTTGAAAAATTTATTCCTGATTGGAAAGAGAGAAGAAAACTATTAAATAAAAGAGGTAGTTAA
- a CDS encoding ATP-binding cassette domain-containing protein: MSDIILTVDNFSLNIKNRTVLQNVTFNVERGDYLAIGGIPGSGKSSLIKSMLGLITTGIEGEIAYHNIGKDEVSYIPQNVMQTKEEFPGTAREIVAIGMISRNRGKIMGESDWEKVDELLKDMGLFEVRDKKINKLNTLQQLKVNMAKHMITDPKLLYIDNPSSTLDVKSKINFYETVKRMCDNRQLTVIFITHNIKEISKFANKLLFLRKREKNFYFGDCADFIKEKESKVK; this comes from the coding sequence ATGAGTGATATCATATTAACTGTAGATAACTTTAGTTTGAATATTAAAAACAGAACAGTTTTACAAAATGTAACTTTCAATGTAGAAAGAGGTGATTATCTAGCAATTGGAGGAATTCCTGGTTCTGGAAAGAGTAGCCTTATTAAAAGTATGTTAGGATTAATAACAACTGGTATAGAAGGTGAAATTGCTTATCATAATATAGGGAAAGATGAGGTAAGTTATATTCCACAAAATGTTATGCAAACAAAGGAAGAGTTTCCTGGAACTGCTAGAGAGATTGTTGCAATAGGGATGATCTCAAGAAATAGAGGAAAAATAATGGGAGAAAGTGATTGGGAAAAAGTAGATGAACTTTTAAAAGATATGGGACTTTTTGAAGTGAGAGATAAAAAGATAAATAAATTAAACACTTTACAACAATTAAAAGTCAATATGGCAAAACATATGATTACTGATCCTAAGCTTCTTTATATAGATAATCCAAGTTCAACACTTGATGTGAAAAGTAAGATAAATTTTTATGAAACAGTAAAAAGAATGTGTGACAATAGACAACTTACAGTTATATTTATTACTCATAATATAAAAGAGATCTCTAAATTTGCCAATAAACTTCTATTTTTAAGAAAAAGAGAGAAAAATTTCTATTTTGGTGACTGTGCTGATTTTATAAAAGAGAAAGAAAGTAAAGTTAAATAG
- the pepF gene encoding oligoendopeptidase F, whose product MLKRDEIDQKYKWNLTDYYENWEAWDRELSEVKELMKKVPEYKGKIRYSCEKFIELIKLEEELNRRAEKLYVYPYMLKDLNSKDEVASIKMQEIQALFTQYSVTVAWMTPEILEIPKETMEKWIEKNEELRDQKFNIMEIYRLQGHVLDAEKEKLLSYYGQYMGAPDDIYGELSISDMKWNEVELSDGYKGPVTNGIYSKVLSTNRNQEDRRKAFEALYSSFDGNKNTYAAIYRSLLQRDAASAQARNYNSTLEKALEPKNVPVEVFETLLKSAIDNNAPLQRYVKLRQKALGLKDYHYYDNSINIVEYNKEFEYDKAKEMVLASVAPLGEEYTKKMATALSDGWIDVFETENKRSGAYSLGIYDVHPYVLLNYQGTMDDVFTVAHEMGHAMHSTLSSEAQPYATHDYTIFVAEVASTFNERLMLDYMIKNSDDSNEKIALIEQALGNIVGTFYIQTLFANYEYQAHKLVEEGKAITPDVLSGIMDNLFKQYFGDTLAMDELQKVIWARIPHFFNSPYYVYQYATSFASSANLYDRITNEKYSQEEREKATKDYLTLLQSGGNDHPMSQLKKAGVDLEKEESFHAVAKEFDRLLDLLEVELKKIKK is encoded by the coding sequence ATGTTAAAAAGAGATGAGATTGATCAAAAATATAAATGGAATCTAACAGATTACTATGAAAATTGGGAAGCTTGGGATAGAGAGCTTTCAGAAGTAAAAGAGTTAATGAAAAAAGTTCCTGAATATAAGGGAAAAATAAGATATAGTTGTGAAAAATTTATTGAGTTAATAAAATTAGAAGAGGAGTTAAATAGAAGAGCTGAAAAATTATATGTATATCCATATATGTTAAAAGATTTAAACTCTAAAGATGAAGTAGCTTCGATTAAGATGCAAGAGATTCAAGCACTATTCACTCAATACTCTGTAACAGTAGCTTGGATGACTCCTGAAATTTTAGAAATTCCAAAGGAAACTATGGAAAAATGGATAGAAAAAAATGAAGAGTTAAGAGATCAAAAATTTAATATAATGGAAATTTATAGATTACAAGGACATGTATTAGATGCTGAAAAAGAAAAACTTCTTTCATACTATGGACAATATATGGGAGCACCAGATGATATTTATGGAGAACTATCTATATCAGATATGAAATGGAATGAAGTAGAGCTATCTGATGGATATAAAGGACCTGTTACAAATGGAATTTACTCAAAAGTATTGTCTACAAATAGAAATCAAGAGGATAGAAGAAAAGCTTTTGAAGCTCTTTATAGCTCTTTTGATGGAAATAAAAATACATATGCAGCTATTTATAGATCACTTTTACAAAGAGATGCTGCTTCTGCTCAAGCAAGAAACTATAATTCAACTTTAGAAAAAGCTTTAGAGCCTAAAAATGTACCAGTAGAAGTATTTGAAACTCTTTTAAAATCAGCAATAGATAACAATGCTCCACTACAAAGATATGTAAAACTTAGACAAAAAGCATTGGGATTAAAAGATTATCACTATTATGATAATAGCATAAACATTGTTGAATACAATAAAGAATTTGAATATGATAAAGCAAAAGAGATGGTATTAGCATCAGTAGCTCCATTGGGAGAAGAGTATACAAAGAAAATGGCAACTGCTTTAAGTGATGGTTGGATAGATGTATTTGAAACTGAAAATAAGAGAAGTGGAGCATACTCATTGGGAATTTATGATGTTCATCCATATGTACTTTTAAATTATCAAGGAACTATGGATGATGTATTTACAGTGGCTCATGAAATGGGACACGCTATGCACTCAACTCTTTCTAGTGAGGCTCAACCATATGCAACACATGACTATACAATATTTGTTGCAGAGGTAGCATCAACATTTAATGAAAGATTGATGTTAGATTACATGATAAAAAATAGTGATGATTCAAATGAAAAGATAGCTCTAATAGAACAAGCTTTAGGAAATATTGTTGGTACTTTCTATATTCAAACTCTATTTGCTAACTATGAGTATCAAGCTCATAAATTAGTTGAAGAGGGAAAAGCTATCACTCCAGATGTATTAAGTGGAATTATGGATAATCTATTTAAACAATATTTTGGAGATACTCTTGCAATGGACGAACTTCAAAAGGTAATTTGGGCAAGAATCCCTCATTTCTTTAACTCTCCATATTATGTATATCAATATGCTACAAGCTTTGCTTCATCTGCAAATCTATATGATAGAATTACAAATGAAAAATATAGCCAAGAGGAGAGAGAAAAAGCTACTAAAGATTATTTAACTCTTCTTCAATCTGGAGGAAATGATCATCCTATGAGCCAACTTAAAAAAGCTGGTGTTGATTTAGAAAAAGAGGAAAGCTTCCATGCTGTGGCTAAAGAGTTTGATAGATTACTTGATCTATTAGAAGTTGAATTAAAGAAGATAAAAAAATAA
- a CDS encoding ABC transporter ATP-binding protein, whose product MQLKKIVKNYGDKKVLGGIDIEIEERKITAILGESGCGKSTLLNIIAGKIKDYSGEIIFEREHKKGISYVFQEDTLIPWKTVYSNLEFVLKGKVEKSELDERIKKYLKIVNLEGSEKEFPNMLSGGMKRRVGIARAFAFPSNYMFMDEPFEFLDVKIKEEIVEDLIKLQESEKKTIILITHDIDTAITLGEKIVVLGGKPSVVRSSFINKFALKILENSEEKEKFKLEIKKLFL is encoded by the coding sequence GTGCAACTAAAAAAGATAGTTAAAAATTATGGAGATAAAAAAGTTTTAGGTGGAATTGATATTGAAATAGAAGAGAGAAAAATTACAGCTATTTTAGGTGAATCTGGCTGTGGAAAATCTACTCTTTTAAATATTATAGCTGGAAAAATAAAAGATTATAGTGGAGAGATTATCTTTGAAAGAGAACATAAAAAAGGGATATCATATGTGTTTCAAGAGGACACTTTAATACCTTGGAAAACTGTTTATAGTAACCTTGAATTTGTATTAAAAGGAAAGGTTGAGAAATCAGAACTTGATGAGAGAATAAAAAAATATTTAAAGATAGTTAATTTAGAAGGAAGTGAAAAAGAGTTTCCTAATATGTTAAGTGGAGGAATGAAGAGGAGAGTTGGGATAGCTAGAGCCTTTGCCTTTCCTTCAAATTATATGTTTATGGATGAACCTTTTGAGTTTTTAGATGTAAAGATAAAAGAGGAAATAGTAGAAGACTTGATAAAATTACAAGAGTCAGAAAAGAAAACAATTATTTTAATAACACATGATATTGATACAGCAATAACTTTAGGAGAAAAAATAGTGGTACTTGGTGGGAAGCCAAGTGTTGTAAGATCCTCTTTTATTAATAAATTTGCTTTGAAAATATTGGAAAATAGTGAAGAAAAAGAGAAATTTAAGTTAGAAATAAAAAAATTATTCTTGTAA
- a CDS encoding ABC transporter substrate-binding protein, with amino-acid sequence MKKKFIYFILMLILGINIYSKDKIKVVAPDGLPALSLVKMINEKPQIDGVDVEYKIEKLSESLVMTLMKKDADIAIVPSNLAGQLYNKGLGYKIGGTVGWGSFYVISRENFDSLKDLKGKEIGTIGKGLTPDIILQTLLKKNGLDLSKDIKIDYLSSGNELAPLYLSGKKDIVVIAEPMASKILSKDKNSKINVELNQEWKKLFNVAKGYPQSTLIVSEDILKENPNFLDEFIKDLKDSIEFIESNDNKRLEYISKAQITLPKDIIDEAIKKANFDFTTGAEGKDEYMIYFREIAENNKKAIGGKIPDEEIFISK; translated from the coding sequence ATGAAAAAGAAATTTATCTATTTTATATTGATGTTAATTTTAGGTATAAATATATATTCTAAAGATAAAATTAAAGTGGTAGCTCCAGATGGACTTCCTGCTCTAAGTTTAGTTAAGATGATAAATGAGAAACCTCAAATTGATGGTGTAGATGTAGAGTACAAAATAGAGAAACTATCTGAATCTTTAGTTATGACTCTTATGAAAAAAGATGCTGATATAGCTATTGTTCCATCAAATCTTGCAGGACAATTGTATAACAAAGGATTAGGTTATAAAATAGGTGGTACAGTAGGTTGGGGATCTTTCTATGTTATCAGTAGAGAAAACTTTGATTCTTTAAAAGATTTAAAAGGAAAAGAGATAGGAACAATAGGAAAAGGACTTACTCCAGATATTATTTTACAAACTCTTTTAAAGAAAAATGGTTTAGATCTATCTAAAGATATCAAAATTGATTATTTAAGTAGTGGAAATGAGTTAGCACCACTTTATTTAAGTGGAAAAAAAGATATTGTAGTAATTGCTGAACCTATGGCAAGTAAGATTCTTTCTAAAGATAAAAATAGTAAAATTAATGTTGAACTTAATCAAGAGTGGAAAAAACTATTTAATGTAGCAAAGGGATATCCACAATCAACATTGATAGTTTCAGAAGATATATTAAAAGAAAATCCTAATTTTTTAGATGAGTTTATAAAAGATTTAAAAGATAGTATTGAATTTATAGAAAGTAATGATAATAAAAGATTAGAATATATTTCAAAGGCTCAAATCACTCTACCAAAGGATATTATAGATGAAGCTATTAAAAAAGCTAATTTTGATTTTACAACAGGAGCAGAGGGAAAAGATGAGTATATGATATATTTTAGAGAGATAGCTGAAAATAATAAAAAAGCTATTGGAGGAAAAATTCCAGATGAAGAGATATTCATATCAAAATAG
- a CDS encoding TonB-dependent receptor, protein MKKYLMLAAILAVGTTTMAEEKIASQKLNETVISTENFETSVLDTAKNITIVTQEEIQAKGANTVAEALRGVPGLTITSSEGSEPYFDLRGYGATASQNTLILMDGVPLNNIQGSWYYTSQIPVSQIEKIEVIPSGGAVMYGDGAAGGVINIITKAPQDKKNYGSVGLEIGSWKTAKGSLNYGTKVTDRLLMDIAYNGYRSEGFRDKNQREQYKKYDKDDKKEAIWLRGKYLLDNGSLEANYRHNKLKDYYSGPLKKDQFEKDPSMAGDYNGICDSTEDSYTLKYNQKINEKFDFLVYGGYEQLEFYGDSTWTTKYLASQYFIKPQIKYNYGDNSYIILGGDYKDGKSEDKLNTSAKDKTRESYAGYILNKTTVGDWQFTQGYRREKIKYDSGDIIFDKKNENNANSYELGVNYLYSDTGSLYLSYVNGYRSPSLQDMGVNYKAWGGDFKIQETETYELGIKDIYKNTYISASIFLMNTKDEIYYDSNMVLYPGAYPGANKNFDGKIERRGAQLSLNHYFDKLTLREGISLIKSEIKDGVNKNNEFPGVPKWTVNLGATYSFTEKLIGNIDMYYQSAAYGNDDFANKLGKNNEYTTVDTNLTYKFNDGLEIYGGIKNLFDEEYCSSFVLQEYPGYGSHNPADGRSYYAGFRYNF, encoded by the coding sequence ATGAAAAAATATTTAATGCTAGCAGCTATATTAGCTGTTGGAACAACTACAATGGCAGAGGAGAAAATAGCAAGTCAAAAGTTAAATGAAACAGTTATTTCAACTGAAAACTTTGAAACAAGTGTACTTGATACTGCTAAAAATATCACTATTGTAACTCAAGAAGAGATTCAAGCTAAGGGAGCTAATACAGTAGCTGAAGCTTTAAGAGGAGTGCCAGGGTTAACAATTACATCATCTGAAGGATCAGAACCTTATTTTGATTTAAGAGGATATGGAGCTACTGCTTCTCAAAATACTCTTATTTTAATGGATGGAGTACCATTAAATAATATTCAAGGTAGCTGGTATTATACAAGTCAAATTCCTGTATCACAAATTGAAAAAATTGAAGTAATTCCATCTGGTGGAGCTGTAATGTATGGAGATGGAGCAGCTGGAGGAGTTATCAATATTATTACTAAAGCACCTCAAGATAAGAAAAACTATGGTAGTGTAGGTTTAGAAATAGGTTCTTGGAAAACAGCAAAGGGAAGTTTAAACTATGGAACTAAAGTAACTGATAGATTATTAATGGATATTGCTTATAATGGATATAGAAGTGAAGGATTTAGAGATAAAAATCAAAGAGAACAATATAAAAAATATGATAAAGATGATAAAAAAGAAGCTATTTGGTTAAGAGGTAAATATCTTTTAGATAATGGAAGTTTAGAAGCCAACTATAGACATAATAAGTTAAAAGATTATTATTCAGGACCATTAAAAAAAGATCAATTTGAAAAAGATCCTAGTATGGCAGGAGATTATAATGGAATCTGCGATAGTACTGAGGATAGTTATACATTAAAATATAATCAAAAAATAAATGAAAAATTTGATTTTTTAGTGTATGGAGGATATGAACAATTAGAATTCTATGGAGATAGTACTTGGACAACAAAGTATCTAGCAAGTCAATATTTTATTAAACCTCAAATTAAATATAATTATGGAGATAATAGTTATATTATACTAGGTGGTGACTATAAAGATGGAAAATCTGAAGATAAATTAAATACTTCAGCTAAAGATAAAACAAGAGAATCTTATGCAGGATATATTTTAAATAAAACAACTGTAGGAGATTGGCAATTTACTCAAGGTTATAGAAGAGAAAAAATAAAATATGATTCAGGAGATATAATTTTTGATAAAAAAAATGAGAATAATGCTAATAGTTATGAATTAGGAGTAAACTATTTATATTCTGATACTGGAAGTTTATATTTAAGTTATGTAAATGGTTATAGAAGTCCGAGCCTTCAAGATATGGGAGTAAATTATAAAGCTTGGGGTGGAGATTTTAAAATTCAAGAAACAGAAACTTATGAATTAGGAATAAAAGATATATATAAAAATACCTATATTTCAGCTTCAATATTTTTAATGAATACTAAAGATGAAATTTATTATGATTCAAATATGGTATTATATCCAGGAGCTTATCCAGGAGCAAACAAAAACTTTGATGGAAAAATTGAAAGAAGAGGGGCTCAATTATCTTTAAATCATTACTTTGATAAATTAACTTTAAGAGAAGGAATATCATTAATTAAATCTGAAATTAAAGATGGAGTAAATAAAAATAATGAGTTTCCAGGAGTACCAAAATGGACAGTTAATTTAGGAGCTACTTATAGCTTTACAGAAAAATTAATAGGAAATATTGATATGTACTATCAAAGTGCAGCTTATGGAAATGATGATTTTGCAAATAAACTTGGAAAAAATAATGAGTATACTACTGTAGATACAAATTTAACTTATAAATTTAATGATGGTTTAGAAATTTATGGTGGAATTAAAAATCTATTTGATGAAGAATATTGTTCATCATTTGTTTTACAAGAATATCCAGGTTATGGAAGTCATAATCCAGCTGATGGAAGAAGTTATTATGCAGGATTTAGATATAACTTCTAA